In the Oryza glaberrima chromosome 6, OglaRS2, whole genome shotgun sequence genome, one interval contains:
- the LOC127775398 gene encoding signal recognition particle 9 kDa protein encodes MVYFDSWDEFVSKSVELFRNHPDTTRYVVKYRHCEGKLVLKVTDNHECLKFKTDQAQDAKKMEKLNTIFFTLMTHGPDADISDVSGKEQAEQQQSKKGRGRRQ; translated from the exons atGGTGTACTTCGATTCGTGGGACGAGTTCGTCAGCAAGTCCGTCGAGCTCTTCCGCAACCACCCCGACACC ACCCGCTACGTTGTCAAGTACCGGCACTGCGAAGGGAAGCTCGTGCTCAAGGTCACCGACAACCACGAG TGCTTGAAGTTTAAGACAGATCAAGCTCAGGATGCAAAGAAGATGGAAAAACTgaacaccattttttttactctCATGACCCATGGACCTGATG CTGATATAAGTGATGTTTCGGGGAAGGAACAGGCAGAACAACAGCAATCAAAGAAAGGCCGGGGCAGGAGGCAGTAG